A region of the Silene latifolia isolate original U9 population chromosome 9, ASM4854445v1, whole genome shotgun sequence genome:
ATGATATTGGTGGAGCGAGggaggggctagcaggggcggtcgccccCGCTGGCGTTTAAAAATTTCGagatttttagttaaattttcgaattttttcaagGTCCCCTTATAATATTACCCTTCCCGCCCTCGCTGACTTAAAATCCTGGCTCCGTCATTTCAATTGCCACCACATATATACGGACTACGTACTAAATTCACTAGTAGAATGAAATCATCAAGGTTTTTTAAACGGAAATGAATAATGATAACTCTGAACTCCATTGTCAGAGGTGAACCTAGAAATAAAAGTCTAGGGTAGTGAATTTTCCGCATATTGTTCTACACTTCTGTGTTAAAGTCTCATATTTAATACGTATTCCATAATCTTTGTTTAGCAAAAAACCGATTCTTAACCATTTTTTAGAAGTTTGGGGTAGCGAGTGCTACACCGTACTCTACTAGCTATGTTTCCCCAGACCATAACAACTACCAACTTACTAAAAACAAGAAGTATATGCAAGGAGTATTGATCACCAAGCAATGAATATAATTTCTTAAAATAGCCGGAATAAAGTATTAAACTggaataaagtttttttttttttttggcagccggAATAAAGTTGGATTATTGATCACCAAGCAATGAATATAATTTCTTAAAATAGCTTTGCACATTCCTTTTAGATGATGAATAAAATACaaacataatactccctccgtcccggtcaattgttgtcctttcgttttggcacaaagaccaaggaaagaggaaaatgccaataactaaatgacaagtggaacaaattgaatgagaatgatcaaattactcatcaagttcattcttaaaatagaaagtacaacaaatgactgagacaccccaaaatagaaaaggacaacaaatgaccgggacagagggagtatatcacAATTCACAATTCACAACACAAcacaaaaccaaaccaaaatatgTATCAAATAAAAAAATACTACACACTTCATGAATTTGTTTAAATGGCTAGACAATTTCCACAGTTTCAGTCAACAAAGGAACATGATCCACTAGAAGTTCCTCAAGATGATCAGATAAGGTGGATTTGTTAATATTTTCATGATGGTATGACTTGCATACACAATAGAATACAGTTTGGACCACCAAACTGTATAGAGTTTGCAAAGGGTTCAACACCAATATTAGAATTGCGAATAAGATCTTGAGTCCAATTCCAATGTCGCTCTCTTTAACGAGTAGTTCTCGATTCAATAATAATATCGGCGCGTAACATATACCTTGGACCAACATTATTCCTATTGCAGTTCCAAACTGGCCTTTGATCAAATTCCGGCTCTTCTTCATGGCTCCAAACCCGCAATGATTTTCCATTACGGAAATAACATTGGCTAATTGCCAAAATATTGTAAGGTATATCACACCCACGGATAACAGTATGATTGCAATCATGGTTATAATCGTTAACCCTACTCGCGTATCACTTTGTTTAGAGGTGGTACCGTGAATTATTATGAGGGCGCACACGAGTATGATGATAGTGTATGCGAATATTATGCAAAAGTTGCTTATGAGGGTGATCATGAGTCTCTTCCAAACTTTTGGAATAGCCCTCATGACCTGTTTGATGGTAATTTCTTTACCTGAGTATATACATGCAGCTGTATAAACAATGGCAGAAATAGAAAGCAGGGTTAACATAATGACGAATATGAATATGATATAGACTGCTTCGAACCCCCAATAGAGAAACCATTTTGAAGAGGAATTAATGTGGGATGAGTGGTGGATGATTTTGGTAGAGAGGAACTTGGATATTTCATTATTGATAAGGACAATGAATGTGAGAGGTAGGATGAAGGCAAGAGTAATCTTAGTGAAGATTTTAGGGTGTAACAAGATGATTTTGAATGATTCCTTGAGAATGCCAATAAAGCCTAGGAATTCAAGTTGCTCTTGTTGCTTGTCCATGGCTTTACAGTTGAATGTTAGTTGAAAAATGATGTGCTTATTATACAAGGAAAATGGTTGACTTTGAGTCAAATTTGGTGCTTGGCTAATGAAATACCCATGCTACCCCGAGGGGAATTTTCTCTGTTTCGTAATAACCTGTAAACCACGTATATCAGGTATGACACCCGAGAATATGTAACTGATTAAAGTAACGACATAACCGCAACCATACATACTCCACAAGATTGTTTAGTTGATCTTGGCATCGTGCTTGCAGCCCCTCGACGTAGCATACGAGAGATGTGTGAAATGATTTCATAAAGAAAAAATTTCTTATGACCAATATTAAACATGATTCATCACTTTGATTATTtataaaaaacaaaaacaattataaatttattcatatatgtttaaacATGATTTTGGTAACATTTTTATAATATATATACTCCACAATTTATCGTAAATCTTGTACTCTCCCCGGTCTCTAAATTGCAACATTTCATTAACGTCCTTGCTCTTTCAAGTAtggattttatttttttatggaCACTTTCCCATAATTTTTCCATTGCCTACCCGTCCTCTAAAAAAAACTCATCTCTCTTTTTCTTCCAcaaaaaaattaaacaaattcTAGCAAATTTATCAATTTTGCATCGTGGTCGGTAGTTATATTAGTCAACTAGTTTTCTAATTCCAATCTTTAAACATTAATCTAGTGTATAAATTTAATAACATAAAATCTAATAAATTAGGGGTACTTATATAAATAGGGTTTATGAGGATTTCGATTTAATAACATACGATCTAATTTAATATATAAAATCTGCTGATGGAGGAAACAAAGGAGGGAGCAGTAGGCGGGGGTCTGGTGGTCGAGAGAGGGGGCGGGAGGCAGAAGGTGGCGCGCAAGGGCAGTGGTAGTTGTGTTGGCTGATGTAGTCTTTATTATCTCGCAAGTGAACGAGGGTACGTTGCACTATTtgagggtcgaaccacaaggagcacGTTGATTATATTACTAATTGTTCCAATTCTCGTGTTTAACTAAGTCAAGCAAAACTTGGATGGTTGTTTATCTAAATGAACTAGACTAGCTAACAAGTAAATGAaattaactaatgcaaatgctaaATAAGAAAGCAAGCTAATATAATGCGGGTTTACTCAAGAGATTTAAAGCCTAGTGCACGACTCAACCACCAACATTCGTAATATACCATTTAGTTTCGGCAACTAGTTTACAAGGGGTATAGTTGCGACAACTAGTTTACAAGGGATAGACTATTGGGTGAAAACGCCTCTAAGTCGCCTATTAACTTCCTCATGGGCTCATAATAGGATACTAGTAGTACCGGCTTACCTTCCTCCTGGGCTCGTAAGTCGATTCCCCAACACAATGCTAAAGGTTCACCAAAACGGGCCCATTCTCACTCACCTCTCACAACGGTCAAGGTTTCAAGCCCGCGATAAATATCCTCAGTCATCCCGGCCCTTTTCCTAAAGGTGCAGTTCAAACTGTCAAACAAGAGCACCCTCCTTGAGTTCTCCCTCCGGGGTTCAACCTAAGTCGACAAATAACTAAAAGGGGCAGTCAAATCCCGACCTAATCAACTCTCGTTGATGGACAAGGATCGAAAGTCAACTATTATCCCAATTAGAACATACACAAGTCAAACCTTTTGCttaaacccaacaaattcccccttaaCAGCTAATTTAAGTGGAACTAAATAGGTAAATTAGTCATGTTGGGCCTAATCGCACCGTAGtgaagagactactcactaatcatgttgaTTAAACTAAAACAAGTGGTAAAAATTGACACTTTAGCAATTGACATGTTATAAAATTAACTTCT
Encoded here:
- the LOC141600657 gene encoding uncharacterized protein LOC141600657 gives rise to the protein MIAIILLSVGVIYLTIFWQLANVISVMENHCGFGAMKKSRNLIKGQFGTAIGIMLVQGICYAPILLLNRELLVKESDIGIGLKILFAILILVLNPLQTLYSLVVQTVFYCVCKSYHHENINKSTLSDHLEELLVDHVPLLTETVEIV